The segment AAAGATTTGTTGGAGAGCATGATAAAACATTAATAGAAAAGATAATTGATGACATGACTGCTCCTAAACACACATATATAAGAGATCTCAGAACAGAAGAGGCTCAGCGTTTTGCTAATAACTGGGTGTTCCATCATCGTAAAAAATCTCTTGCTCCAATGGTTTCTTATTTAAAAAAGCTAATAGCTAATTACGATGTTTTACATAAAAACTACGAACTTAAGAAGCCGTATGTTGATAAGTATTTAATTAAACAAAAGGAATTTGCTGAACAAGAAATGCAAGTGCTTGAAAAAGCCTTTGAGCCTACTTTTGAATTAGATGAAGTATTAATTACAAGGCAACGGCAACAAATTTCTGATTATAAAGAAGCTCATAAATATGATCCTTTTGATGCAACTGTTATATATGATGATTCATATAAGAAGGATTATGTCGGGCAATATTGGGATACCTTGTTGATTGAGCAATGCTCAGATGCTAATTATCTGCTTCTAGACAAACCTGACTATGGTAAAGCAACGGTTATTTTGACAAAGAAGTATATATGTTCGTGTTCTATTTGTGGCAAAAAACAAGAGGTAATCTCATCTGCATTTAGAATTGAACAGGATGAGAGCGGTGCATTCTTTTCAGGTGCAAGCTGTGATTGCCATGAAATATCATCATTTGAAGCTAAAACTATGGATATACTCAATTCTTTGGGAATTACGTATAGACGAGAATTATCTTTTGATGACCTAGTTGGAGATTCAGGGAAAAAGCTTAGATTTGATTTTGCTCTCTATAGACATGATTGTGATGATTGTAATCTGCTTATTGAGTTGCAAGGACCCCATCACTATCTTAAGGGGTATTACGAAGATGGCAGTTACGTTACTGACGGTTCTTCAAAATCTGAAGAAAGACTTAGTAAACAGCTCAAATATGACAGATTGAAGCAAGTGTATTGCGAATCCAAAGGAATACCGCTCGAGTGTATAAAATACACAGTAGGAAATGATTACTTCAAATTGGAAAAAAGGATAAAAGAAATCCTTAAACTGCATAAATATCCGTATTTCACAGTTTGATTTAAATGGACCAACCTTCGGGTTGGTTTTCTTTTGACAATAATACAGAAAGGAGTACCACGATGTACATTGAGTTCACTGAAGATGAGAAACGTAGAGCTATGGAAGTTGACCTGGTCGATCTTCTTAGCAGATGTGGTCAGCATGTGAAGCGAGTAGGCAGCCAATATGAGTGGAAGAATGGCGGTCAAACAGTGTCTATTGTTGATAATCTTTGGTTCGATCACTATGAACAGGTTGGCGGAACTACTATAGGATTTGTACAGAAGTTCATGGGGATGAACTATCCGGAAGCGGTCAAGTTCATTTTGAACGAAGATGTATGCTCGGTGCATACAAAGAAAGCAAGTCCTCCCCCACCCCGTAAAGAGTTTGTTCTTCCGGAGAGAAACCATAACATGAACAGAGTGTTTGCATATCTATTGAATGATCGAGGCCTTGATAGGAATATCCTTCATGCTTTTGCACATGCAGGACTCATATATGAGAATGAGAGATACCATAATGTTGTATTTGTCGGAACTGATAAGTACGGTAAACCTCGGCATGCTCATAAGCGAAGTACAGCAAAAGAAGGCGAATACCGTGCCAATCAGGCCGGTTCTGACCCGAAGTTCAGCTTTAACTGGCGTGGGAAGTCTGATAAGGTCTATCTCTTTGAAGCTCCGATCGATATGCTCTCATATATCACGATGCATCCTCACGGATGGAGCGACAACACATATATTGCCGCCTGTTCCTTATCAGATCAGCCTTTGATGCAGGCTTTGGATGATAATCCCGATATCAAACAGGTATATATCTGCTTTGATAACGATCCGCCCGGGCAGAAGGCGGCCCAGTATCTACGGGCTAAGCTTTTCGCGAAGGGCATTAACAGTGAGATCCTCATTCCGTCACTTAAGGACTGGAACGAGGATCTTTTAAATTCAGTACAGGAAGAGGGTGAGGTCGAATGTCAATTCCAGACGGTATCCCAACTCTTGTAATAGTTATGGCTCTTATGATGGCTATTCTCGGTGGTATATCCATACTCGGTCACATGTACAACCTGAATGGTATCAAGAGCAAGACGGTTGGCGACGGTCAGCACGGAACTTCAAGGTGGGCGACTAATCGAGAGGTCAAGCAAACCTATCGATTTGTGAGGTTTACCCCTAGGAAGTGGCGAGAACAGGCAGCAAAGGGTGATATTCCTACGGTTGAGAACGGAGTTTCAGTGATACTGAGGCTCCGAAACTTTTTGAGAAGGCGTACGGGAAAGCCTGAGATCGTAATCCCTGAGAAGGCAGTTCCGAAAGGCCTCGTTGTCGGATGTGGTCCTAAGAATCAGGCAATCGTGGATACGGGAGATGTCCACGCCCTAATGCTTGGTGCTGCCGGTGTCGGTAAGACCGCTTACTGGCTCTATCCATGTATAGAGTACGCATTGGCTTCCGGTATGAGCTTCCTATCGACGGATACGAAGGGAGACATAATGAGAAACTACGGAAACATCTGTAAACAGTACGGATATAACGTTTCTGTTATAGATTTACGTAATCCAACCAGATCCAATGGCAACAACCTTTTGCATCTTGTAAATAAGTATATGGATCTGTCCAAGGAATACCCTGATAACTTAACTTACAGGGCTAAGGCAGAGAAATATGCCAAGATTATCGCTAAGACGATCATTCTGTCCGGGATGGATGCCGCATCCTTTGGCCAGAATGCTTTCTTCTACGATGCTGCAGAAGGCTTGCTGACTGCTACGATACTGATAGTTGCTGAATTTGCTGAACCTTCCCAGAGGCATATCGTGTCGGTGTTCAAGATCATTCAGGATCTGCTGGCACCGTCGGGAGTCAAGGGAAAGAACCAGTTTCAGGTGCTTTTGGATGAGCTTCCTGACGACCATAAGGCCAGATGGTTTGCAGGAGCAGCTCTGAACTCTCCCGAACAGTCAATGTCATCTGTCATGAGTACGGCACTGTCGAGACTTAATACATTTCTGGATTCTGAGCTTGAACAGCTTTTGTGCTTTGATACAGAGATCGATGCCGAGAAATTCTGTAACGAGAAGAGTGCACTGTTCATAATTATGCCGGAAGAGAATCCAAATACTTTCTTCCTTATATCACTCATAATCCAGCAGATGTACCGTGAGATCCTTGCGGTAGCCGACGAGACGGGAGGCAAGCTCAAGAATAGATGCGTTTTCTTCTGTGATGAGTTCGGAACTCTGCCTAAGATCGAATCAGCTGAGATGATGTTCTCGGCTTCAAGATCAAGGCGACTTCAGATAGTCCCGATAATCCAGTCCTTTGCCCAGCTCGAGAAGAACTATGGCAAGGAAGGTGCCGAGATTATTATCGATAACACGCAGCTTACTATCTCGGGCGGTTTTGCTCCAAACTCCAGTTCGGCGGATGCTATATCGAAAGCACTGGGAACAAGGACGGTAATGAGCGGATCGATCAGCAAATCCAAAGAACAACCGTCACAATCTCTGCAGATGATCGAACGTCCCCTTATGACTGCGGATGAACTCCGTAATCTCCCCAAGGGGATGTTCATTGTCATGAAGACAGGTTTCCATCCCATGAAAGTCAAAATGAAGCTTTTCTTCAAGTGGGGAATCGTATTTGATGACAAGAATCCCTACGAAGTGGCTGAAAACGGGAATCGCAAGGTCTCATATGTCGGTAAAGAAGCTATAAAAGCTGCTATACGTGAGAAATACAGTGCCGAAGAGGAACCTTATCCCGACTGGCTTGATGAGGATGATGGCGGAAGAGTTGAAACGGAGACTATGCAGGAACAACCTCATAAGCCGATCTCTAAAAAAAATCCTGAACTCAAGACTCAAAGACCTATCAAGAATGACCGTATGCAGAAGTATGCCGAAGCGATGGGTGGCGGTAAACATGGTTGATATGAAGACTATCTATTCCATCGAGGGCATCCATGATCGTGATATCCACGTATACAGGTACCTTAGTGACCGAACAAACAAAGATGGTATCTGCTGGCCCGGGATAAACACGATCGCAAGGGATCTTAATCGCTCCAGATCCACGGTAAAGCGAGCGATACGAGAACTCAGATTACTGGGTCTCATCGAAACACAACAAAGATATCGCCCCAATGGGGGCAAGTCGAGCCTTGAATACACATTAATAAGGCTGACTACAACTAACAAAGGAGATTTAAAACTATGATGAACTATGAAGAATTCAAGAACGAAGTAATGGCTAATATGAAGAATTACCTCACAGAGGAGTATCAGGACTACGATATGAAGTTCGAGACCATCAAGAAGAGTTCCGGCTACGAGTACGAGGCTCTCATGATCGGTCCTAAAGACAGGAAGATGTCAGTAATTCCGGCACTTAACCTTAACGAGGCATACAAGAAGCTCCAGGACGGCATTCCTTTCGATGAGGTCATGGATAAGCTTGCCGATATCCGCATGAATGCATCTCTTCCGGAGTTTAACAAGGAAGACATGTTCGACTACGATAAGATCAAAAACAGGATTTTTCCGAGACTCGTGAACACTGAAGCTAATGCCGGTTATCTGGCAGATAAGCCTCACAAGGATATCGAGGATCTGTCTATCCTTTATGCCGTAAGGGTCAGCGAGAATGACTCTGGCTTTGCGGAAGCCATAATCACCGACGATCTTGCCCAGATGTGGGGTGTTGATCAGACTGAGATACATGACAGAGCTATGGATAACATTGCAGAAAGACCTCCCCTATTCAAAAACATCGAAGAGGTGCTCTTTGGTGGCAGATTCGGAGATGCCGGTGATATCGAGATCGAGGATATCGAACCCAATAACTATGATATCCCTTTCTTCGTCCTGACAAATCAGCAGAAGACAAAAGGTGCCGTAATGGCAATAGATCCTAAGACTATGGGCAGAATCACTGCCAAACTTGGTGATGTATATATAATCCCGTCATCTGTTGATGAGACTCTTGTTGTTCCCAAGGAAGCTGTCGATGACGTCAATTCCCTTGTTGAGATGGTCAAGCAGGTTAATGCCAATGAGGTAAAGCCTGAAGATCAGCTTTCCAACAACGTATATGAGTACGATACGGAAACCCAGTCGCTCAAGATTGCCGGTAGCGGTCCTGAACAGCAGGATTCGGTTGAGATGAAAATGTGATTTTATTGATGAATTCTCAGACCGAGAGAATAGACTGAGAGTAGTCGATTGATGAAAGATGCCCGTCGGGTGGTCAGAAATGGCTGCTCGGCGGGCGTTTTCTTTTTGTTAATAAAAGATTCTGCATCTTTGTTCATTAAAATATAAAAAATAATATATAATATTACTAGCGAAGAAAATTGATGATAGTTTCGGGAACTGTCCCATTATTGTCGCGCTTGTTTACTATAATTGAATCATAAATAGTTCTTTATGATTCGAGTGAAAGGTTTTTGATTTAATGAAACAGACAGTGTTTAAACTTGGTGAGTTATTCTGTGGGCCAGGCGGATTAGCGTGGGGTGCACTTAATGCAGACGTGCCTGGTATGAAAATAATACATGAGTGGGCAAATGACTATGATAAGGATACATGTAATACTTATGTTAGGAATATATGCCCTGATAATCCCCAAAGCGTATATTGTGAAGATGTTCATTTTCTTGATATTGAAAAGCTGGGTAATATAGATGCCTTTGCATTTGGCTTCCCCTGTAATGATTTCTCTGTTGTTGGCGAGCAACTAGGATTTAAAGGTAAGTTTGGCCCATTATACACGTATGGCATCAAAGTCTTAACGAAATACAAACCTAAGTGGTTTTTGGCTGAAAATGTTGGTGGCCTTCAATCTGCTAATGAAGGCAAAGCGTTTAAACGGATTCAAGCTGATATGCGAGATGCTGGATATAAAATTTATCCCAATTTATATCACTTTGAAGAATATGGTATCCCTCAAGCTCGTCATAGGATGATCATTGTTGGTATCCGTGAAGACCTGGATTTTGAGTTTAAGATACCATCTCCTACACAATATGAGATGAAAACTTGTAAAAAGGCGATAGAAGAACCGCCAATCCCATCTGATGCTCCTAATAATGAGTTGACTAAGCAATCAGCACAAGTAATAGAAAGATTAAAATATATAAAACCAGGGCAGAATGCATTTACTGCTGATATACCAGAGAAATACCAGCTCAAGGTTAAGGGCGCTAAAATTAGTCAGATATATAAACGCCTCGATCCGGATAGACCATCTTATACGATTACAGGTTCTGGTGGCGGTGGAACACATGTTTATCACTGGGAAGAGAATAGAGCACTTACAAATAGAGAACGTGCTAGGTTGCAAACGTTTCCTGATTATTATGTTTTCGAAGGTAGTAAGGAATCCGTTAGAAAACAGATTGGAATGGCAGTTCCAGCTGAAGGGGCAAAGATTATATTTGAAGCAATCCTAAAAACGTTTGCCGGCATTCCTTATGATTATGTTGAACCGAATTTGAAGGAGTAGACCTATGGCGACATTAAATTACTGGTGGGTCACAAGACCTAAAAGAAAACTAAATAGTATTCCAGAGGTTTTGGCAGCTTTCTCAAATGTTGCCCTATCAGTAAGATGGTCTGCTTCGAGAAATGTCCATATTCTTTTTGAAGAAGAGCTTGAACGTGACGGCTTAAAGCGTGTTGGTGAACGTCGTGATCATTCAGGCTCCGGCGGTCGCACTTATCAGGCTTGGTTATCAAGCTTAGGACTTATCTTCATTCAGGAGAGTACAGGAACTCCATTCCTTACTTTGGCTGGAGAAGCTATTCTTGAGGGTAAATCACCAGTAGATATTCTAAAAAACCAGGTGCTTAAGTATCAGTTCCCATCTCCATTTGGGATAAAAACACATGTATCTGACAAGTTTAAGGTTCATCCGTTTATCTTCTTGCTTAGACTTCTACGAGATTCAAGAGTTGAGTATTTGACGGAAGAAGAGATCGCCAAGGTCGTTATGACTGAAGGTGTCAATGATTCTGAGAAATGTTTTGAATATGTTATTGAGAGATTGCTTGCTTTCCGAGAATCGGGAGACAAGTCCTTGGCAAGTGATTTTATTGATACTCATGCGCCTTCATCCGGCAAGGTCAATTTACTATATCCATATCGTCATCTCACAGATACAGCAAATACAATGATCAATTGGCTCGAATATACCCAATTGATATATCGAGATGAAGGTAGAATGATTCTCTCTCAGGAAAAATATGATGAGATCAATAGAATTCTCTCGCAAAAAGTATCTTTTATAGACCGTCCGGAAGATCATGAGTTCTTTCAAAGAAAATATGGATTAGATCCTTGGCACCAAAAAGATACACGAAATCTTTTGAATACTGGAATGGTATCAAGTAAATTAATAGATATGCAACGCATTAGGCAAGCGTTTATCGCCTATTCTATGCATCGTCCAATTGCCCAAATTGGTGCTGATATTGTATTAGAAATCGCTTCTCAAACCGGAACCGATAAAGTTCTTGTGGAAACTGTACTGTATAAAGAGTATCCACATGGAGCGATTGGCGGTTTTCTTTCTGGATACTACGAGATGGCTTTCAAAGGAAGAGACGAGGCTGTAGATTTTGAAATTGCAACTACAAGCATCTTCAAAGATATTCTAGGTTATAATGCAATCCACCTTGGTCAAACCGGTTGTAAATCTGCGCCAGATGTTCTTTTAATATCTGATGACGATGGTTATCAAGCCATCATTGATAATAAAGCTTACAGTAAGTATTCGATAAGTGGTGATCACCATAATCGTATGGTTCACAACTACATAGAGAATATATCGAATTATAGTGATTCGGAATATAAA is part of the Ruminococcaceae bacterium KH2T8 genome and harbors:
- a CDS encoding Toprim-like, with the protein product MYIEFTEDEKRRAMEVDLVDLLSRCGQHVKRVGSQYEWKNGGQTVSIVDNLWFDHYEQVGGTTIGFVQKFMGMNYPEAVKFILNEDVCSVHTKKASPPPPRKEFVLPERNHNMNRVFAYLLNDRGLDRNILHAFAHAGLIYENERYHNVVFVGTDKYGKPRHAHKRSTAKEGEYRANQAGSDPKFSFNWRGKSDKVYLFEAPIDMLSYITMHPHGWSDNTYIAACSLSDQPLMQALDDNPDIKQVYICFDNDPPGQKAAQYLRAKLFAKGINSEILIPSLKDWNEDLLNSVQEEGEVECQFQTVSQLL
- a CDS encoding type IV secretion system protein VirD4, encoding MSIPDGIPTLVIVMALMMAILGGISILGHMYNLNGIKSKTVGDGQHGTSRWATNREVKQTYRFVRFTPRKWREQAAKGDIPTVENGVSVILRLRNFLRRRTGKPEIVIPEKAVPKGLVVGCGPKNQAIVDTGDVHALMLGAAGVGKTAYWLYPCIEYALASGMSFLSTDTKGDIMRNYGNICKQYGYNVSVIDLRNPTRSNGNNLLHLVNKYMDLSKEYPDNLTYRAKAEKYAKIIAKTIILSGMDAASFGQNAFFYDAAEGLLTATILIVAEFAEPSQRHIVSVFKIIQDLLAPSGVKGKNQFQVLLDELPDDHKARWFAGAALNSPEQSMSSVMSTALSRLNTFLDSELEQLLCFDTEIDAEKFCNEKSALFIIMPEENPNTFFLISLIIQQMYREILAVADETGGKLKNRCVFFCDEFGTLPKIESAEMMFSASRSRRLQIVPIIQSFAQLEKNYGKEGAEIIIDNTQLTISGGFAPNSSSADAISKALGTRTVMSGSISKSKEQPSQSLQMIERPLMTADELRNLPKGMFIVMKTGFHPMKVKMKLFFKWGIVFDDKNPYEVAENGNRKVSYVGKEAIKAAIREKYSAEEEPYPDWLDEDDGGRVETETMQEQPHKPISKKNPELKTQRPIKNDRMQKYAEAMGGGKHG
- a CDS encoding Helix-turn-helix domain-containing protein, which encodes MVDMKTIYSIEGIHDRDIHVYRYLSDRTNKDGICWPGINTIARDLNRSRSTVKRAIRELRLLGLIETQQRYRPNGGKSSLEYTLIRLTTTNKGDLKL
- a CDS encoding DNA (cytosine-5)-methyltransferase 1, giving the protein MKQTVFKLGELFCGPGGLAWGALNADVPGMKIIHEWANDYDKDTCNTYVRNICPDNPQSVYCEDVHFLDIEKLGNIDAFAFGFPCNDFSVVGEQLGFKGKFGPLYTYGIKVLTKYKPKWFLAENVGGLQSANEGKAFKRIQADMRDAGYKIYPNLYHFEEYGIPQARHRMIIVGIREDLDFEFKIPSPTQYEMKTCKKAIEEPPIPSDAPNNELTKQSAQVIERLKYIKPGQNAFTADIPEKYQLKVKGAKISQIYKRLDPDRPSYTITGSGGGGTHVYHWEENRALTNRERARLQTFPDYYVFEGSKESVRKQIGMAVPAEGAKIIFEAILKTFAGIPYDYVEPNLKE
- a CDS encoding Restriction endonuclease FokI, C terminal: MATLNYWWVTRPKRKLNSIPEVLAAFSNVALSVRWSASRNVHILFEEELERDGLKRVGERRDHSGSGGRTYQAWLSSLGLIFIQESTGTPFLTLAGEAILEGKSPVDILKNQVLKYQFPSPFGIKTHVSDKFKVHPFIFLLRLLRDSRVEYLTEEEIAKVVMTEGVNDSEKCFEYVIERLLAFRESGDKSLASDFIDTHAPSSGKVNLLYPYRHLTDTANTMINWLEYTQLIYRDEGRMILSQEKYDEINRILSQKVSFIDRPEDHEFFQRKYGLDPWHQKDTRNLLNTGMVSSKLIDMQRIRQAFIAYSMHRPIAQIGADIVLEIASQTGTDKVLVETVLYKEYPHGAIGGFLSGYYEMAFKGRDEAVDFEIATTSIFKDILGYNAIHLGQTGCKSAPDVLLISDDDGYQAIIDNKAYSKYSISGDHHNRMVHNYIENISNYSDSEYKIGFFSYIAGGFSNNIDSQINAIHAETGVCGSAITVANVIRMVENSQDNSYSHAKIRDILGVNRQVLIQDIM